In Tepidamorphus gemmatus, one genomic interval encodes:
- a CDS encoding YHS domain-containing (seleno)protein, giving the protein MISERRVWVMDSPSVDKRPATPDDVSRALTTARETRLALGPDTCEPMVKIVSSWGRRSLGAILLTLAMAFAPATAQPVVTDAVTGFAIFGYDPVAYFADGQPREGRDYEADWAGVTWRFANDGNRQAFLEAPTVYAPLFGGYCAVALARGYAAEGDPNFWIIYRNRLVLFHTEANRQLFTTDPDTFLAQAAQTSASIFRH; this is encoded by the coding sequence ATGATCAGCGAACGTCGTGTCTGGGTCATGGATAGTCCCTCCGTCGACAAGCGGCCGGCGACCCCCGACGACGTTTCGCGTGCGTTAACGACCGCGCGCGAAACTCGCCTCGCCCTAGGCCCGGATACTTGCGAACCGATGGTTAAAATTGTGTCTTCATGGGGTCGACGCAGCCTCGGCGCGATTCTGCTGACCTTGGCGATGGCCTTCGCGCCGGCCACAGCACAACCTGTCGTCACCGATGCGGTCACCGGCTTTGCGATCTTCGGCTACGATCCTGTCGCCTATTTCGCCGACGGCCAACCGCGCGAGGGCCGCGACTACGAGGCGGACTGGGCGGGCGTGACCTGGCGCTTCGCCAATGACGGCAACCGCCAGGCGTTCCTCGAGGCGCCCACGGTCTACGCGCCGCTGTTCGGCGGGTATTGCGCGGTCGCTCTGGCGCGCGGATATGCCGCCGAGGGTGATCCGAACTTCTGGATCATCTACCGCAATCGCCTGGTGCTGTTTCACACGGAGGCAAACCGCCAGCTGTTCACGACCGATCCGGATACCTTCCTCGCGCAGGCGGCGCAGACGAGCGCAAGCATATTCCGACATTGA
- a CDS encoding DUF1134 domain-containing protein produces MTQTRRSLIIGVAALAAGSLAPVRLIAQAGNPNAPSSYTIDEIIEEGHSFFGSVSQGLAQAVEYLFSRQGRPNGYVLGEEGGGAFIAGLRYGEGRLNTKNAGTHKVYWQGPSIGWDIGGDGARTMMLVYNLESVDDLYRYYGGVNGSAYLVAGLGVSLYSNRNIYVAPIRSGVGARLGLNIGYLKLTREPTWNPF; encoded by the coding sequence ATGACCCAGACACGACGTTCGCTGATCATCGGAGTTGCGGCGCTGGCCGCCGGCTCGCTGGCGCCCGTCCGGCTGATCGCCCAGGCCGGGAATCCGAACGCTCCCAGCTCCTATACCATCGACGAGATCATCGAGGAGGGGCATTCGTTCTTCGGATCGGTCTCGCAGGGGCTTGCCCAGGCGGTGGAATACCTGTTCAGCCGGCAGGGACGGCCGAATGGCTACGTCCTCGGCGAGGAGGGCGGCGGCGCCTTCATCGCCGGCCTGCGCTACGGCGAGGGCAGGCTGAACACCAAGAATGCCGGAACTCACAAGGTCTACTGGCAGGGACCATCGATCGGGTGGGACATCGGCGGAGACGGCGCCCGGACGATGATGCTCGTCTACAACCTCGAATCGGTGGACGATCTCTACCGCTACTATGGCGGCGTCAACGGCTCGGCCTATCTCGTCGCCGGATTGGGCGTATCGCTCTATTCGAACCGTAATATCTACGTCGCCCCCATCCGCAGCGGCGTCGGAGCGCGACTTGGCCTGAACATCGGCTACCTGAAGTTGACGCGGGAGCCGACCTGGAATCCGTTCTGA